One window of the Podospora pseudocomata strain CBS 415.72m chromosome 7, whole genome shotgun sequence genome contains the following:
- the FRS2 gene encoding Phenylalanyl-tRNA synthetase, beta subunit, cytoplasmic (BUSCO:EOG09261RU1; EggNog:ENOG503NTY7; COG:J) translates to MAQTSSASPGDLTTEILQALSQKDPINSTEAFPQIPFESIKAALDRLASRSMVKYEQIEREEAFLEPEAEIIVSHGSHEARVFDAVHKALEGLSIQDLEKEIGDKTVTKLGQGKAFKEKWIKKDGSKLVALVDSINDVTRDQLRVIKETKTHDAKIIADLKKRKLLKLQKVISFTIHKAEKFALEMVKEETDLTAEMLASGAWKEATFKPYNFKALGADQHAGALHPLNKVRSEFRQIFFEMGFTEMPTNQFVESGFWNFDTLFVPQQHPARDLQDTFYVSDPPKAGRPTATGPDDKADYEEYFKNVQQVHQDGKYDSIGYRYPWAEDESLRLVLRTHTTSVSAAMLHKLAQQKDENGRVPPARYFSIDRVFRNETVDATHLCEFHQVEGVIADYGLTLGGLMEFMDMFFGAMGVTDLRYKPAYNPYTEPSMEIFSHHKGLNKLIEIGNSGIFRPEMLEAMGLPRDLRVFGFGLSLERPTMIKYGISNIRELLGHQVDLSFVQKNPAVRFDK, encoded by the exons ATGGCTCAAACAAGCAGCGCCTCACCGGGGGATCTCACCACAGAGATCCTCCAGGCTCTTTCCCAGAAGGACCCCATCAACTCGACCGAGGCTTTCCCCCAGATCCCCTTCGAGTCCATCAAAGCCGCCCTCGACCGTCTCGCTTCCCGGTCTATGGTCAAATACGAACAAATCGAGCGCGAAGAGGCCTTCTTGGAACCAGAGGCTGAGATTATCGTCAGCCACGGCAGTCACGAGGCCCGTGTCTTCGATGCGGTGCACAAGGCGTTGGAAGGCTTGTCGATTCAGGATTTGGAAAAGGAGATCGGCGACAAGACAGTGACCAAGCTTGGTCAGGGCAAGGCTTTCAAGGAGAAGTGGATCAAGAAGGATGGTAGCAAGTTGGTTGCGTTG GTCGACTCGATCAACGATGTTACGAGGGATCAACTCAGGGTGATCAAGGAGACAAAGACACACGATGCCAAGATTATTGCCGACCTGAAGAAGCGCAAGCTTCTTAAGCTCCAGAAGGTCATTTCCTTCACGATACACAAGGCCGAGAAGTTCGCCCTCGAGAtggtcaaggaggagacaGATCTTACCGCCGAGATGCTGGCATCTGGCGCGTGGAAGGAGGCTACTTTCA AGCCATACAACTTCAAGGCACTGGGTGCTGATCAACATGCTGGTGCCCTTCACCCCCTGAACAAGGTCCGCTCTGAGTTCCG TCAAATCTTCTTCGAGATGGGCTTCACAGAAATGCCTACCAACCAGTTCGTCGAGTCTGGCTTCTGG AACTTCGACACACTCTTCGTCCCTCAGCAGCATCCTGCTCGTGATCTCCAAGATACTTTCTACGTCTCAGACCCACCAAAGGCCGGCAGACCTACTGCCACTGGTCCAGATGACAAGGCGGACTATGAGGAGTATTTCAAGAACGTACAACAAGTCCACCAGGACGGCAAGTATGACTCGATCGGTTACAGATATCCCTGGGCTGAGGATGAGTCGCTAAG ACTTGTTCTACGGACACACACCACTTCCGTTTCTGCTGCCATGCTGCACAAGCTCGCGCAACAGAAAGACGAGAATGGGCGTGTGCCACCAGCGCGGTACTTCTCTATCGACAGAGTCTTCAGGAACGAGACAGTCGATGCCACACATCTTTGCGAGTTCCACCAAGTAGAGGGCGTCATTGCTGATTATGGCCTGACCCTCGGTGGCCTGATGGAGTTCATGGATATGTTCTTCGGCGCCATGGGTGTCACAGATTTGCGTTACAAGCCTGC TTACAACCCGTACACTGAGCCATCGATGGAAatcttctcccaccacaagggcctcaacaagctcatcgAAATCGGTAACTCTGGTATTTTCAGGCCTGAGATGTTGGAGGCGATGGGTCTGCCCAGGGACTTGAGGGTGTTCGGTTTCGGTCTGAGTCTGGAGAGACCAACTATGATCAAGTATGGTATCTCCAACATTCGCGAGCTCCTCGGCCACCAAGTCGACCTGAGCTTCGTGCAAAAGAACCCGGCCGTTCGTTTCGACAAATAG